A stretch of DNA from Mesoaciditoga lauensis cd-1655R = DSM 25116:
GGCTATATGCATTCCTTTTTGATCCCCTTTGCCAAAAAGAGGAGTTACTCCCCATCCACCCCAGGGTTCACCATACAGGATCACATGGGGATCGATTTTTCTCAATTGAGTGGCTATCTCTTTAACGGTTTGAGGATCATACAACCCAAGCAAATCAAATCTAAATCCGTTGATATGGTACTCTTTTAACCAATATTTTAGAGAATCCAGGATGAATTTGCGCGCCATATAATTCTCCGTTGCAATGGTATTTCCAACACCTGATTGATTGAGATATGCACCTTTCCTATCTATACGGTAGTAATAATAAGGAACGCTCTGATCAAATGCGGAATATTTTCCCACGCCAGACGTGTGATTGTAAACTACATCCATTATCACACCTATGCCGGCATTATGAAGAGCCATAACCATTTCTTTAACTTGTTTTATCGTGGCAACAGGACTTGAAGGCAAAGTTGAATACTGGGCTTCCGGAACGTTGAAAAGATACGTTATGTATCCCCAATTGTACTGGTCAAAAGGTTCGTTCCAAAAGTCTTGAATGGGCATGAGGTGAACGTCTGTTATTCCCAATGCTTTAAGATGATCTATACCTGTCGGAATCTTATCGTATGTGGTACCATGAACGGTTAGGCCCATGTACTTACCGCGATATTCTTTCGGAACTCCGGAATTTGGCAAAGAAGTGAAATCTCTTACGCTCATTTCGTATATTACGGCGTCTGTTTGATTTGACAGGCCTTTGTAAGAATCTTCGACCCATTTTGCAGGATTCGTTTTGTTTAAATTGACTACCATAGATTTTCTGTTGTACATATCCGCAGCGTAACAATAAATATCTGGGGCCCTTCTGATTTTGCCATAGGAGTTAAACTGGTACAGGTAATAAATCCCATTTAAGTCTCCATTTACCTTAACACTCCAAACACCTGATTCGTTCCTTTTCATTGTGTAAGTGGCATAAGGAACAGTATCGGATGCTTTTTTGTACAATAAAACTTTCACGCTTTTAGACACGGGAGACCATACTTTGAAAGTGGTAGAATGTTCTGAATAAATCGGGCCAAGTTGGCCATTATAGTGAAAAATTGGATCGTTGAGTGCTTTATAAGCGTAAATAGTTGCATCTGAAAAGCCTTTTATTTGTAAAATCATCTTTTTGGAAACATCCCATGCAGATAACGGTTTTGCGAGCGTGACTTCTACATAATTAGTCTTTGTTATATCGCCAGGAATGGCAGGTGCAACGTTTTTTATAGGCCACTCCACGCCACCAATTACCACTTTTACTTCGTCTTTCCAGTTTTTCGTCTCTATGGCATTGGTAAGAAAAGCATCAACTTTCGTTAAAGAGTTCAGAAAGCATCCCAATGCCCTTGGAGAGATATCTATTTTGCTTGGGTCGGTGTACCAATCATGTTGGCCTTGAACAACCCATATTTCTGCAACTCCAGAAGGTGGTATATCGGCGAACCTGTCTACTGAAACATCTTTCGCTTTCCAATCATCTAATCTCACAATAAATCCAAGTGAAGTGTATTTTTGGGGAAATTTTATTATTGCGTATTTACCGTAAGCGTCTTTCCCCGTAAATTGATAAGCTGCTCCCGGAATGCTCACGGGCTTATGAGGCCATATCCATAAATTCCAACCGGCATAATTACCATCATAGCGATGGTAATGAACAATCAAGACGGTTTTGGCTCCAAAATCCGCAGCCGTTTTGCCACTTCCTATGGCTTTGAACTGTGAAGAAGCCAAAATTGGCGAAAGAAGTACGACGCTTAGAATAAACACCACAACCAAAAATTTCTTCACTTTTTCTCACCTCTCATTTTCCCAAAATTTGACCTTCACATTTTTTCTAAACAACATCTGCATTCCAATACCTATAAGGTAGGAAGCTATGAAAGCCATAAAAATTTGCGATTTAGAAGTTGAAGAAAAACTGAAGAGGTCAAACGCTCTTGTGAACATATAAGCTGAAAAGAGCAATCCGCCTATTCCAACGAAGTTTTTGCCAATCAGTTCCCTTACTCCTTCTACGGCAAAAAGCATCGCAAAGAGTATCTCCATGATAAAGCCGAAAGTCATGTTGACAAATCCAAAAAGAGACAGAAAAAGCAATATCCCTGCTAACACAAGAAAAACAGAAAATGCCTTCACTTTTCACACTCCCTTCTCACTTCAAATTATATCATTTATGTTTTGAACTTATTGTCTCATCCTGTGCACGAAGATTACGAGATGAAAAAATGTTCAAAAAATAAAAAAACAACTTGACTTTATCTTTAATAAGTGATATGATGGATTTGTGACCAAAAAGGTCATAGGAATTTTAAGGAGGCAATTTGCATGAAAGGTACTGTTAAGTGGTTTGACCCAAAGAAAGGCTATGGATTCATCACGATGGAAGACGGGAACGATATATTCGTTCACTACTCTGCGATAACGATGGATGGCTTCAAGACTCTCGAAGAGAATCAGAAAGTCGAATTCGATATCACGGAAGGCCCAAAAGGGAAACAAGCTTCCAACGTGAGAGCAGCAGACTGATCTCATATCGTCAAACTGAAAATGAAAGCCCGGCTTAAGCCGGGCTTTAAATATTCATTTTGTTTTTAACTCATGTTGTGCGCGAACATTACAAAAATTCTCTATAAGAACATGTAAGCAACGCATTGGAATACAATCCTTTTTGATTTAAAACCCGCTTTCCAAGCGGTCAAAGCTATTTT
This window harbors:
- the pulA gene encoding type I pullulanase, encoding MGSGKTAADFGAKTVLIVHYHRYDGNYAGWNLWIWPHKPVSIPGAAYQFTGKDAYGKYAIIKFPQKYTSLGFIVRLDDWKAKDVSVDRFADIPPSGVAEIWVVQGQHDWYTDPSKIDISPRALGCFLNSLTKVDAFLTNAIETKNWKDEVKVVIGGVEWPIKNVAPAIPGDITKTNYVEVTLAKPLSAWDVSKKMILQIKGFSDATIYAYKALNDPIFHYNGQLGPIYSEHSTTFKVWSPVSKSVKVLLYKKASDTVPYATYTMKRNESGVWSVKVNGDLNGIYYLYQFNSYGKIRRAPDIYCYAADMYNRKSMVVNLNKTNPAKWVEDSYKGLSNQTDAVIYEMSVRDFTSLPNSGVPKEYRGKYMGLTVHGTTYDKIPTGIDHLKALGITDVHLMPIQDFWNEPFDQYNWGYITYLFNVPEAQYSTLPSSPVATIKQVKEMVMALHNAGIGVIMDVVYNHTSGVGKYSAFDQSVPYYYYRIDRKGAYLNQSGVGNTIATENYMARKFILDSLKYWLKEYHINGFRFDLLGLYDPQTVKEIATQLRKIDPHVILYGEPWGGWGVTPLFGKGDQKGMHIAVFNDNLRDGIIGSVFDPKAKGFMEGMKKNTVIERGVVGEINYSTLISGFTQNPDETVNYVTSHDNYTLWDRINAAEPSWTLEQKKAAQKFANAIILTSQGVPFLAGGVEFARTKGGNGNSYNAGDSVNGFDWSRLKAFKDVDEYYAGLIKLRISHPAFRMNDPKMIKEHITFFPKQFKQVTKYLRMPLALVAYEIKGNANGDSWKNILVIYNGESTPSEFTLPQGKWKMVVNAEKAGIDTLKVLSGKIKVFPTSVYVLYQQ
- a CDS encoding LiaF transmembrane domain-containing protein is translated as MKAFSVFLVLAGILLFLSLFGFVNMTFGFIMEILFAMLFAVEGVRELIGKNFVGIGGLLFSAYMFTRAFDLFSFSSTSKSQIFMAFIASYLIGIGMQMLFRKNVKVKFWENER
- a CDS encoding cold-shock protein; the protein is MKGTVKWFDPKKGYGFITMEDGNDIFVHYSAITMDGFKTLEENQKVEFDITEGPKGKQASNVRAAD